A window of Pedococcus aerophilus contains these coding sequences:
- a CDS encoding C40 family peptidase, which produces MTAMAESDLRILANPNDPSGAGLPSQGTGYDHDSLGLFQQRRSWGSAVQRMSATESTTLFVDALLTIPNWAGQPPWRAAQLVQKSAFDGRPTSANGYSAEVGENYLRQTDRAAGVLAVVERDASRLDCGASDVMPRGDSASHGLPEGYALPPDTSQQAATAIAFALAQLGKPYLWGGTGPDQFDCSGLTQAAWQRAGIPIGRTTWDQLRDGAPTIEAALVPGDLVLIPGSQGSLAAPGHMGMYLGHGLVIHAPRTGDVVKVTTLSAFTTSGVSGLRHIG; this is translated from the coding sequence ATGACGGCCATGGCGGAGTCGGACCTGCGGATCCTCGCCAACCCCAACGACCCCAGCGGCGCTGGTCTGCCCTCGCAAGGCACAGGCTACGACCACGACTCGCTCGGCCTCTTCCAGCAGCGGCGCAGCTGGGGCAGCGCAGTGCAACGGATGAGCGCCACGGAATCCACGACACTCTTCGTCGACGCCCTGCTGACGATCCCCAACTGGGCAGGGCAACCGCCCTGGCGTGCTGCACAGCTGGTGCAGAAGTCCGCGTTCGACGGCCGACCCACATCCGCCAACGGCTATTCGGCCGAGGTCGGCGAGAACTATCTACGCCAGACAGACCGCGCCGCAGGAGTCCTGGCGGTCGTCGAACGCGACGCATCGAGACTGGACTGCGGGGCGTCCGACGTCATGCCTCGCGGCGATTCGGCATCGCACGGCCTCCCCGAGGGCTACGCGCTTCCGCCCGACACCAGCCAGCAGGCCGCGACGGCGATCGCCTTTGCCCTGGCCCAACTGGGCAAGCCGTACCTGTGGGGAGGGACCGGGCCAGATCAGTTCGACTGTTCGGGCCTGACCCAGGCGGCGTGGCAGCGGGCCGGCATACCAATCGGCCGAACCACCTGGGACCAGCTGCGCGACGGTGCGCCGACCATCGAGGCAGCCCTCGTGCCCGGCGATCTGGTCCTGATCCCTGGCAGCCAGGGCAGCCTTGCCGCGCCGGGGCACATGGGCATGTACCTCGGGCACGGTCTCGTCATCCACGCACCAAGGACCGGCGACGTGGTCAAGGTGACCACCCTGAGCGCTTTCACCACCAGCGGTGTGTCGGGCCTGCGGCACATCGGTTGA
- a CDS encoding helix-turn-helix domain-containing protein, which yields MSNERLAAAISRGHKTIEQIAREVDIDPKTVQRWMAGRTPHPRHRYALAHLLGESEEFLWPGVHRRPADALGATAEVVSVYSHRTDLNPDRWWDLFQGADAQIDLLGYTLYFLPHQHPELVELLLEKCGQGCRVRIALADPESEHVRRRDEEEHEAITLVPRIRSTLGAFAPLVECENADLRFQDVPLYNSVFRFDDQMLVTPHLYGMPGRSAPLLHLRRLGPSGVFSRFSAHFEGIWSDSRAIDQERPTTPLRSGT from the coding sequence ATGAGCAACGAGCGACTTGCCGCAGCGATCTCTCGCGGCCACAAGACGATTGAGCAGATCGCGCGCGAGGTCGACATCGATCCCAAGACGGTTCAGCGCTGGATGGCCGGTCGGACACCACACCCGCGGCATCGTTATGCGCTGGCTCACTTGCTGGGGGAGAGCGAGGAGTTCCTGTGGCCCGGAGTGCATCGCCGTCCGGCCGATGCACTCGGCGCGACGGCTGAGGTGGTTTCGGTCTACTCGCACCGTACGGACCTCAACCCTGACCGGTGGTGGGACCTCTTCCAAGGTGCTGATGCCCAGATCGACCTGCTCGGTTACACGCTCTACTTCCTGCCACACCAGCACCCCGAACTGGTCGAGCTCCTCCTCGAGAAGTGTGGGCAAGGGTGTCGTGTCCGCATCGCACTGGCCGATCCGGAATCCGAACACGTCCGGCGGCGGGACGAAGAGGAGCACGAAGCCATCACCTTGGTGCCGCGGATACGGTCGACACTGGGGGCGTTCGCGCCGCTGGTGGAGTGCGAGAACGCGGACCTGCGGTTCCAGGACGTCCCGCTCTACAACTCGGTCTTCCGGTTCGATGACCAGATGCTCGTGACCCCGCACCTCTACGGGATGCCGGGTCGCTCCGCACCATTGCTTCACCTGCGCAGGCTCGGACCGAGCGGGGTCTTCTCCCGGTTCTCGGCCCACTTCGAGGGGATATGGTCGGACAGCCGGGCGATCGACCAGGAGCGTCCCACTACACCGCTTCGATCCGGCACCTGA
- a CDS encoding HD domain-containing protein: protein MSTLGRRWAHVQAVAARAASLPFEGGDRELLVAAAYLHDIGYAPGLAATGFHPLDGARHLRSFGEEDLARLVAHHTNAKHEAGLRGIEDYEDEFPFGGTLLDDALTFCDLSTSPDGQLVTIEDRLAEIVERYGPDHVVARTVLAGMPGFERGRERVRRHCAEAGVSL from the coding sequence ATGTCGACCTTGGGTCGACGTTGGGCGCACGTTCAAGCCGTTGCAGCGCGAGCTGCGTCTCTTCCGTTCGAAGGCGGGGATCGGGAACTACTGGTGGCGGCGGCATACCTCCATGACATCGGCTATGCCCCCGGGCTCGCGGCCACTGGCTTCCATCCCCTCGACGGCGCCCGACACCTTCGCTCGTTTGGGGAGGAGGACTTGGCGCGTCTGGTCGCCCACCACACGAACGCCAAGCATGAGGCGGGACTGCGCGGGATCGAGGACTACGAAGACGAGTTTCCTTTTGGGGGAACGCTCCTCGACGACGCTTTGACGTTCTGCGACTTGAGCACGAGTCCCGATGGGCAGCTCGTGACCATCGAGGACCGTCTGGCGGAGATCGTCGAGCGGTACGGCCCCGATCACGTGGTGGCTCGCACCGTCCTCGCTGGCATGCCCGGGTTCGAGCGCGGTCGCGAACGGGTTCGACGACATTGCGCAGAAGCCGGGGTCTCCCTCTAG
- a CDS encoding DUF6112 family protein yields MSVPSIDIKPNTTGLPGIGALENIVGAVLTFGLIAAVAGVAISSIAWAVGANSSNPHVAGKGKNGVLVAGAAAMLIGAANTLVTFFNNAGSSLR; encoded by the coding sequence ATGTCCGTACCATCAATCGACATCAAGCCCAACACCACTGGCCTGCCCGGCATCGGCGCGCTCGAGAACATCGTCGGAGCGGTGCTCACGTTCGGTCTGATCGCCGCCGTCGCCGGTGTCGCCATCTCATCGATCGCCTGGGCCGTGGGTGCCAACTCCTCCAACCCGCACGTCGCGGGCAAGGGCAAGAACGGCGTCCTCGTCGCCGGTGCTGCGGCGATGCTCATCGGGGCCGCCAACACGTTGGTCACGTTCTTCAACAACGCCGGCTCCTCGCTTCGATGA
- a CDS encoding NUDIX domain-containing protein: MGRRDFYDDPAAPPANSLVPAASAVVIDDDNRIVLQRRRDNEMWALPGGVMELGESVAGCAVRETLEETGLEVEVTGIVGVYSDPKHVFAYDDGEVRQEFSICVLARVRGGNIEVSDESHEVQAFTADEIAELPMVPSIRLRISDYLAGGAPAVR; the protein is encoded by the coding sequence ATGGGCCGGCGCGACTTCTACGACGACCCTGCCGCACCGCCGGCCAACTCTTTGGTGCCTGCCGCCTCGGCCGTGGTCATCGACGACGACAACCGGATCGTGCTTCAGCGTAGGCGCGACAATGAGATGTGGGCACTGCCGGGCGGTGTGATGGAGCTCGGCGAGTCCGTGGCCGGGTGCGCGGTCCGTGAGACCCTCGAAGAGACGGGCCTCGAGGTCGAGGTCACGGGCATCGTCGGCGTCTACAGCGACCCCAAGCACGTCTTCGCATACGACGACGGTGAGGTCCGCCAAGAGTTTTCGATCTGCGTCCTGGCGCGGGTCCGAGGCGGGAACATCGAGGTCAGTGACGAGTCGCACGAGGTGCAGGCGTTCACAGCCGACGAGATCGCCGAGCTGCCGATGGTCCCATCGATCCGGCTGCGGATCAGCGACTACCTTGCTGGCGGAGCGCCGGCAGTTCGCTAG